The genomic window GTCTCTAACTGCATTTCCGACTGATGGTCTACCCCGTTCATTGCAGTCACTTGATATTTTCATGTGCAAGAATTTATCCTTCCTGCCTCCTGAAACATGGAGCAATTACACATCACTTGTGAGTCTTTCTTTATGGAGTAGCTGTGATGCACTTACATCCTTCCCACTTGATGGTTTCCCTACACTCCAACGACTTAACATTTGTAATTGTAGGAGTCTGGATTCCATTTTTATTTCAGAAAGTCCTTCACGTCGACCATCAAGCCTCCAATCACTCCAAATCACATCCCATCCTTCAATTGAATTGCTTAAAGTCATGCTTCCGATGGACACACTCACCGCTCTTGAACATTTGGAATTGAGTTGTCTAGAGTTGTCATTTTATGAAGGAGTTTGCCTACCTCCGAAATTACAATCGATTGTAATTTTGTGCCAGAGAACAACGATGCCTGTAACGGAATGGGGTCTCCAAGGCCTAACCGCTCTTTCAAGATTGAGAATTGGAATCGGTGAAGATATATTTAACACCTTGATGAAAGAGTCATTGCTACCCATCTCCCTTGTATCTTTGACTATCGGTCATCTCTATAAAATGAAGTCCTTTGATGGAAGTAGGCTTCGACACCTCTCCTCTCTCGAAAATATAGAATTTCGTAATTGTCGACAGCTTGAGTCATTACCAGAAGAAAGCCTCCCTGACTCTCTTAAGCTTCTGACCATCGAACGTTGTCATTTGTTAGAAGAAAGGTATAAAAGGAAGGAACATTGGTCCAAAATTGCTCACATCCCTGTCATAAGAATAAATGATCAAGTCTCGATATGAACCGTTTTAGCCTTCTAGGTACGTATTTCTTGTACCTCTATACTCATTTGTACGTGTTCATTGGTGTGCACAATCTATAAATATAACACAGTCAATTTCCACAGTGATATACGCGGTTTCAAATATTCATctgataattaaaaataagagtCCAATGCTTTCATAATAATTCACATTATTGATTATTGGTTCAAAATATTAGTCTGTTATTTGAGTCACATATAATGTAGCTGTCCTTACATATTCTCCTTAATGTCTATTTCATCTTTGTGTCCTCTGTACAAGATTTGATAATCTGTGGAAATTATTTTTAGGCATACAAAACTATCTTTAGTCTGTAATATTTGCTATGAAATGTGCTTGTGAACACAACTggaattatttgtttttgttaactGCAATCTGAATGGAATTGTCTGAAGAACATTTTGTATAGTAATGAAAAATTGACAGTAATGAATCTGAATGGAACTGTTTATCAATAAACTCCTATACCAATTACCAATCACTTGTTGATAATGTCTACTGCTTTCTATAAATTATACCATCTTTcatttctttaatatttttttcttcaaacaatTTCACTTCTTTGGTCATTTTGAGCAAACTATTAgtcaatttcaattttgttaatttcaCTTCTTTAATAACGATTGGATTTACTTAGCTATATTCAGTTTGTATTTTCTTATCATTTGAATGCATCTTTCTATATTGTTCATAACCTTCATGAGCAAGTTAGACAGTACAATGCAGTAAGTGAATGAATGCTCCTATGATTTAGAAACTAATATACTGTTTGAAATCGCATGTTCATTGTACAACAGTTATAAAATTATTGCATATTAACTATTATTCTGTTATTTTATGTTAAACTAGATCGATCAGCATTCGTAATGGACATCTATTGCAGTTATTGGATATGACATATATGGTGTTTGGCCTGGTAACTCATCTTACCTAAGGGGAATACATTTATTTGTAcattatcattttttatcataCTATGTCCTAATGAATCAAAAGTTGTGATAACTTCTTTTTTGACATCAAGTTGTGTGATAATTTCTtgatagattatttttcttgttataAACAATTCTTACTacattttattgttgttttgaaaAAGGATTATAGTGTATTCAAGCAGAGATTATAACAGCCATATTATAGTAAGAGTATAGATATCCAATCGGCAATTGTCGGTGCCACAAGAAAATTATAGAAAGCCCTCTAGAATTTTTCCTGCACAAATAAAACCACAAAACAGCAGAGCAACACAACAAACCCGAtacacacaaaagaaaaacagatTTGCACGCAAAACAGAATTGTAACTAGGCAGAAATGCAAGCAAACCAGAAGCGCATGAACCAAAAGTGAGGCATGTTGTTATTGTCATGATTCTTCTTGTAAACTTGTTTTAGAGGCGTCAAACCACAACATTGGATATACTTTGCTAATATTCAGTCTGTATTTTGTTATCATTCAAATGCATCTTTGTATGTTTTCTAATAACCTGCATGATCCGGTCACTCGGTCAGACAAAGTACAATGCAATAGTGTTTGTACTTGTCAATAGATCCATCTAGCTTCAATCTAAATATTCTAATTTGGTTTCAATCTATGTAACACAAGGTACTATATTGAAAAGTTTTAATACACCAGGGATCAAATCAAAATCTAAGAAAATCAGAAAGAACTATAAACTTAATTCTCTGACTCAATTACATATTTTGTTATCAAATGCAATGGACATCATTGACTTACTAATATTATGTCTTTCTTAACAATAAAAAACTTACCCTTATGATtaaaaataaccaaaataaacaatctgtttaaataaaaagtaaaaatagcAGAAATGTCCTTATCAATAGAAAATTTAAATGTAACTAATTTTTTTGGCAACCACCATGAGTAGAACTCCATTGTTCTCCACAAGCATAACAAAACTCAAACCGGCACCTGAAAACACCACCATTACTCACTAATTCAATTCTAAAAACAAATTACCATCATTGTGAGAAAGATAATAACTTCCTAATCATGTTTAATTGCATAATAATAAGGGTTGCTAACGAGTGTCCCCGAGACACTCTTTAGCCCAGGCACTCTTTTAAGAGTTCAAATTAAAGAAATCATTTACTAGAGTAGCAAAATGACTATAATAACTAACTTACCTGCAAGTAATATGCAAACAACCTCCATTTTTTTCAACATAGAATTTACATGTAGGACACCTTCTCCATTGTTTCTGATTAGCAAGCTCTCTAACAACAAGATCATCACTTCCTCTTTCATCCACATTCAATTTCTGATACTCCTCACAACCAATCCCAGGATGCCAAGGAACATGACAACTTGCACAAAACAACCTATGACAAAAAGGACACTCAGATTCTCTAATATCTTCCACACCTTCATTTTCATCAAGCAACATTGCAGAACAATCCTTAAAAGGACAGTAAAATTTAGGAACAGAACAAAAAAGTGCTTCACACAATGCATCATTCCACTTATCAATCAATTCTTTAGGAAGCAATGAAATGCAAGATTCAAGCTCTAACACACCTTTGCAATTCAAACCAGGACAAGAAACATTTGCTATTTTTTCATGGATTTTTGTTTCCACTTGTTTGATAACACATTCAGAACAAAATGAATGTGAACAACTTTGATTGTTAAACATTTCTTCAGTCTTCTTTGTTTCTGCACAAATCTCGCAAATgatgattgaagaagaagacgatTCATTTGATTCTTCATTGGTCTCGAGTTTTATCTTCTCTACGTTGAGGATAATTGCAACATCCACAGGTTTTGACGAAGAAGATGCGACGCAGAGTAACGACGGCGACGGTTGCGGTGGTGGTGGCGGCGGCGGCGTGGAGGTGATGAGTGAGTCGGCAAGGGTTTGTTGAAACTGTAACTCTTGAGCATAGGCTTCATCATCGTCCGTGATATTCGGAACAATCTCTTCTTGCTGCTCCATTGGTGTGTTTGAATTTGATGGTTTATTCGCACTCTATCAAGCACGGCAGCTCTATGATATGATTAGGCTTGTCGCGGTCTGCGGTGTCCGATATGTGTCGGTGTCCGATACTCATATGACATTCTTATGATATGTGTCGAATAGGTCAGACCGTATCCAAAGAAAagtcaatttttcttttacctTGACactttttttattggtgttCGACACTTATAACACACTCAAGACACGTGTTGGataagtgtcccaaaaaaatgttttttctttgcttatattCTCCTTAAGCACATATTacacatatctacaagagttaaagatatGTCTAAAATGTAAAGAAAAGGTAAAATATGTAGATATTTTACGTTTtattgatcaatatttttagtttttcgataatagatggataaataaaatgtaaaatattattGGTGCTTATACGTTTTTCTCTCATATCCTAAgttctaaccctagccgtcaccttttttcttctccttagtttatcaaagaggggtgatttcaggtcaaatcctccaaattgttttttctttctcgttattaaataagtgtgatttttcacatatttgtttggttttgtgttatttgttatcccgtccttgtgcggtgtattttgttgtgccgtctctgtgcggtgtattttgttttcccgtctttgtgcggtattcatttcaggttgaaggattagatccgatcaagtacaaatctatccaatgtcgacttttgtgtcatcaacgctgcagatctgggggcatggacattccagacacttcaatatagtcatatatgtaggcttatgtaatttgccgttttatgctattaacatggatgctgtgagtttgtttgcagattcatccattttgtttttagcaaatttgaatttgtattacatcgatgtactctatcagtttgaatgaatgaatatcctttatttttagtcaaaaaaaaaatgtaaaatattattatatcttgttttcaatctttttttagaaataatttgctcaacataaatttgcatgtatatattttgattctaaatttatatattttataaatatatagtggTGTAGgtgtcttatattttttatattagcgGTGTCCGTATCGGTGTCGTATCgtggtgtccgtgcttcatagttcGCACTTTATTGCGTTGGGCTTTTTAATTGGGCTTTTTATTGTTCTATCTGTTGGGCTTAATTGGGCTTTATATGATAACGGTAGATGTAATGGTAATTACGACTTCACCTCCGCATTCCTCTCGCACATTTTCTCAACCAGCTAGTTCGTCTTCTCCAGTTACTACCTTACTATTCAAGGAGTACAGTATTTCATTATGtatattagatttaaaaaaaatttgttgataaaattagatttaaatttttttgtcaagtagcctagtggctaaaaGATCCaccttaaagtgaataagtggagtgtcccagATTCGAACtcgggctcctgcacatatagtgtggTGTCCCTACCAGCTCccggaaacaaaaaaaatataggttgaaaaaaaaaacttcatcttTGGATCaatcaagataaaaaaaaacatatttgtatTATTATGTTATATATGCTTGATACTTCTTCTTTTCTATGGACGAAGTCGTAAATATCATCTAAAATTGACATGCACAATtgcgtaattttttttcaagtagtctagtgataAGACTCACACGTTTAAACGTATAGAAATGTGGAATTTCGGTTCGAACTCCAATCACTTCAATAATGTCTTTGATAGCTACCCATTTGAGCATTTGAGCTACAATCATAGGACACAATTGCGTAATTATGAGTATAAATATTTGTGAAGATGTGTAAtctaacaatattatatattgCAAAATATATAAGAATCTTATATATCGAGACGGATggagtaataatatatattgttaGTTAAGATGTGCAATCTAACTCACATGTGGACAAAGGATTAGGAtctctttaatttttcatcatgttttttctcattttttttaattcaatggtTGATTttcctcatttttatttttttgtaatttaccaactcttagattaagaaaaatgagagaaaacataagaaaaattGGAGAAGATCCATATCCGTAGACAAATATGTTCGACACTTTgtacttttatattaattttgagTGAAGACTCATTTTAGTCCTTATAATTTGATGGCTCAATTTATTCACCgacaaatataaaattcaaattagtctttgatatttttatacGGTAACAAACTATTTCATGATTTGAtgtaataaacaaattaagttgtCCCTAGTATGAAAATATGAGAGACTAAATTATAAGttgattattgctatttttgaaataaattaagtgagatgttagttaattaaatgcaccttaaaatgtgccattggggcacatgttagcatttgccttattattattggttaccctcatcttttatttttggcAATGAGTGAGTTAAGCCACTTGGTTGGTCTAGTAGTGAGAAATTTGGGTACGCAGTATGCATGATGTCCTACGTTCGATCCTCATTGttaacattgtaaaaaaaaaaatactttaccaaaacaaaatttatgtaTGTTCACAAAAAAAGGGAAAATCTTAatgattgtttttttaattgacCATTTACTCTTTTTAGATTCCAGATCATGTTTCCGTtctaaaatttctatatttaaataaatttatttttagcaataaatttgaaattttattaatt from Trifolium pratense cultivar HEN17-A07 linkage group LG1, ARS_RC_1.1, whole genome shotgun sequence includes these protein-coding regions:
- the LOC123882777 gene encoding E3 ubiquitin-protein ligase RSL1-like isoform X2; the encoded protein is MEQQEEIVPNITDDDEAYAQELQFQQTLADSLITSTPPPPPPPQPSPSLLCVASSSSKPVDVAIILNVEKIKLETNEESNESSSSSIIICEICAETKKTEEMFNNQSCSHSFCSECVIKQVETKIHEKIANVSCPGLNCKGVLELESCISLLPKELIDKWNDALCEALFCSVPKFYCPFKDCSAMLLDENEGVEDIRESECPFCHRLFCASCHVPWHPGIGCEEYQKLNVDERGSDDLVVRELANQKQWRRCPTCKFYVEKNGGCLHITCRLLENIQRCI
- the LOC123882777 gene encoding E3 ubiquitin-protein ligase RSL1-like isoform X1 → MEQQEEIVPNITDDDEAYAQELQFQQTLADSLITSTPPPPPPPQPSPSLLCVASSSSKPVDVAIILNVEKIKLETNEESNESSSSSIIICEICAETKKTEEMFNNQSCSHSFCSECVIKQVETKIHEKIANVSCPGLNCKGVLELESCISLLPKELIDKWNDALCEALFCSVPKFYCPFKDCSAMLLDENEGVEDIRESECPFCHRLFCASCHVPWHPGIGCEEYQKLNVDERGSDDLVVRELANQKQWRRCPTCKFYVEKNGGCLHITCRCRFEFCYACGEQWSSTHGGCQKN